In Halorhabdus rudnickae, the following proteins share a genomic window:
- the tmcA gene encoding tRNA(Met) cytidine acetyltransferase TmcA — protein MADSIGRRLRAEARRTNERRLIILAGESDSHEQALRSIVEEAALDSQDITLLSQDALLGCERIKPSHSDTLLGQTRDGIVYDASERFDPDVLAHVVGAIAGGGLGILLTPPLDVWPDRRDGFDGTLAVPPFEIEDVTGHFRRRVVATLRAHPGIAIVDTDTGTVERDGLTEPVPRLTKTGPSTPDDCVFPAAAYRRCRTSDQVEALCAFESLREPGRAVVVEADRGRGKSSAAGLAAGSLAAAGRNVLVTAPERRNAAELLERARELQGDLDRERGDGADRDSATGTDGDLPIRIGDGSVRFARPTVAADRAESADVLIVDEAAALPVDVLLTCLDAPGVAFTTTVRGYEGTGRAFEVRFRDRLVESDFEVTERTIDEPIRYAAGDPVEVWLFRALLLDATPATDQLIADATPGCVTYRRLDSAALLEDEHLLREVFGLLVVAHYRTEPSDLARLLDAPNVTVRLLTYEGHVVTVALLAREGDLPADIRADAYEGGRIAGNMIPDVLTSQLRDEAAGIPVGERVMRIATHHAVRDRGLGSRLLAEIAEEFGDDVDWLGTGYGATPPLVDFWRENSYRSVHLSTSRNERSGEHSAIMLKATSPNGRTLLDRHTTWLLDRIEGMLSDPLADLDPDIVRAVLRSIDEPPEFDLSDFEWRVLAGSPHGAGLYDTAPDAFARLALRYLVDAGERSLLSARQERLLVRKTLQGQSCETIARKLGFHSNRECMRALGDTIGTLVDAYGEEVASIERDRFE, from the coding sequence ATGGCGGATTCGATCGGACGCAGGCTTCGGGCCGAAGCCCGACGAACCAACGAGCGCCGACTCATCATATTGGCGGGCGAGTCGGATTCTCATGAGCAAGCCTTGCGGAGCATCGTGGAGGAGGCTGCGCTCGATAGTCAAGATATCACGCTGCTTAGTCAGGACGCGTTGCTTGGATGTGAGCGGATTAAACCCTCCCATAGCGATACCTTGCTGGGCCAGACCCGCGACGGGATCGTCTACGATGCGAGTGAGCGATTCGATCCTGATGTACTCGCCCACGTCGTGGGGGCCATTGCAGGTGGCGGATTGGGGATTCTGTTGACGCCGCCCCTCGATGTGTGGCCGGATCGACGCGACGGCTTTGACGGGACACTCGCGGTTCCGCCCTTCGAAATCGAGGACGTGACCGGGCACTTCCGACGGCGTGTGGTCGCGACACTCCGGGCGCATCCGGGCATCGCGATCGTCGACACCGACACAGGGACCGTCGAGAGAGACGGGTTGACCGAGCCGGTTCCCCGACTCACAAAGACGGGACCGTCGACGCCGGACGATTGTGTGTTTCCCGCGGCAGCCTATCGACGGTGTCGGACAAGCGACCAGGTCGAGGCGTTATGCGCTTTCGAGTCACTTCGGGAACCGGGGCGGGCGGTCGTCGTCGAGGCCGACCGTGGCCGGGGCAAATCGAGCGCCGCCGGACTCGCCGCCGGAAGTCTCGCCGCCGCTGGGCGAAACGTGCTCGTGACAGCCCCCGAGCGTCGAAACGCCGCGGAACTTCTCGAACGGGCCCGTGAGCTTCAGGGTGATCTCGATAGAGAACGGGGAGATGGCGCCGATCGCGATTCGGCCACGGGAACGGACGGCGACCTGCCGATCCGGATCGGGGACGGCTCGGTCCGCTTTGCTCGGCCAACCGTGGCAGCCGACCGGGCCGAGAGTGCAGATGTACTGATCGTCGACGAGGCGGCCGCTCTTCCCGTTGACGTGCTTTTGACGTGTCTGGACGCCCCGGGTGTCGCGTTCACGACGACCGTCCGGGGCTACGAGGGGACTGGCCGGGCCTTCGAAGTCCGCTTTCGCGACCGCCTAGTCGAGTCCGACTTCGAAGTGACCGAGCGGACGATAGACGAGCCGATCCGCTACGCCGCAGGCGATCCGGTCGAAGTCTGGCTGTTTCGGGCGCTGTTACTCGATGCAACGCCCGCGACCGATCAACTGATCGCCGATGCGACACCAGGGTGCGTGACCTATCGACGGCTCGACTCAGCGGCCCTGCTTGAGGACGAGCACCTTCTCCGGGAAGTCTTTGGCTTGCTCGTTGTCGCCCACTACCGCACAGAGCCGTCCGACCTCGCTCGGCTGCTCGACGCGCCGAACGTCACTGTGCGGCTACTCACTTACGAGGGCCACGTTGTCACGGTCGCGTTGCTGGCCCGCGAAGGCGATCTCCCGGCCGACATCCGCGCCGACGCCTACGAAGGTGGTCGCATCGCAGGCAACATGATCCCCGACGTACTGACGAGCCAGTTGCGCGACGAGGCGGCCGGCATCCCGGTCGGCGAGCGCGTCATGCGGATTGCCACACACCACGCTGTCAGAGACCGGGGACTGGGATCGCGTCTACTCGCTGAAATTGCCGAAGAATTCGGCGACGACGTTGACTGGCTCGGAACCGGCTACGGCGCGACGCCACCACTCGTCGACTTCTGGCGGGAGAACAGCTACCGCTCGGTCCACCTGTCGACCTCACGCAACGAGCGGAGCGGCGAACACTCGGCGATCATGCTCAAGGCGACATCGCCGAACGGTCGGACCCTGCTCGATCGTCACACGACATGGTTACTCGATCGGATCGAGGGCATGCTCTCGGACCCACTCGCGGATCTGGATCCGGACATCGTCCGGGCCGTCCTCCGATCGATCGATGAGCCACCCGAATTCGATCTCAGTGATTTCGAGTGGCGCGTGCTCGCCGGCTCGCCTCACGGCGCGGGGCTGTACGACACCGCGCCGGACGCGTTCGCTCGCCTGGCGCTCCGGTACCTCGTCGACGCCGGGGAGCGGTCGCTCCTGTCAGCCCGCCAGGAGCGCTTGCTGGTGAGAAAAACCCTTCAGGGGCAATCCTGCGAAACTATCGCTCGGAAGTTGGGCTT